The Vibrio pomeroyi genome window below encodes:
- the tolC gene encoding outer membrane channel protein TolC → MKKLLPLFISAAIGSLSSSAFADTLAEVYDQAKQNDPQLLRSAAQRDAAFEAVTSSRSSLLPQINLTAGYNLTRGETELDAGSTNDNDRNALTAGISFSQELYQRSSWITLDTAEKTARQSDSAYAAEQQALILRVATAYFEVLRAQDNLEFVRAEKAAVARQLEQTKQRFEVGLSAITDVHDAQAQYDGVLADEVLAENDLTNSYEGLREITGQEHSNLSILDTDRFSASKSSESAVALVEQAEEKNLSLLAARISQDIAKDNISLQSSGHLPSLTLDGGYDYTDIGSSATSDGTTNDFNVGINLNVPLYTGGSTTSLTKQAEYNYVAASEDLEATYRSVVKDVRAFNNNISASIGALRAYEQSVVSAQSALEATEAGFDVGTRTIVDVLDSTRRLYDANKNLSDARYNYILSVLQLRQAVGTLSEQDIVDVNAGLKVASK, encoded by the coding sequence ATGAAAAAACTGCTTCCACTATTTATCAGTGCAGCAATTGGCAGCCTGAGTTCGTCAGCTTTTGCTGATACGCTAGCTGAAGTTTACGACCAAGCAAAACAGAACGATCCACAACTTCTTCGTTCAGCAGCGCAGCGCGATGCCGCTTTTGAAGCAGTGACGTCAAGCCGTAGCTCTTTGTTACCGCAAATCAATCTAACGGCGGGATACAATTTAACTCGTGGGGAAACTGAGCTTGATGCAGGTTCTACAAACGACAACGATAGAAATGCATTAACTGCTGGTATTAGCTTTTCTCAAGAGCTTTACCAACGTTCTTCTTGGATCACACTAGACACGGCAGAGAAAACTGCTCGTCAATCTGATTCAGCTTACGCGGCAGAGCAACAAGCTTTGATCCTTCGTGTTGCGACAGCATACTTCGAAGTACTGAGAGCTCAAGATAACCTAGAGTTTGTTCGTGCAGAAAAAGCAGCCGTTGCTCGTCAACTAGAACAAACTAAGCAACGTTTTGAAGTTGGTCTTTCAGCGATTACCGATGTACATGATGCACAAGCTCAGTACGATGGCGTTTTGGCTGATGAAGTTCTTGCAGAGAACGACCTAACGAATAGCTACGAAGGTCTACGTGAGATTACAGGTCAGGAACACTCTAACCTAAGCATCCTAGATACTGATCGTTTCTCAGCAAGCAAATCTTCTGAATCTGCTGTTGCACTTGTTGAACAAGCTGAAGAAAAGAACCTTAGCCTATTGGCTGCTCGTATCTCACAAGATATCGCGAAAGACAATATTTCTCTTCAGAGCTCAGGCCATTTACCATCTTTAACACTTGATGGTGGGTATGATTATACTGATATTGGTTCAAGTGCAACTTCCGACGGTACAACAAACGACTTCAATGTTGGTATTAACTTAAACGTACCGCTTTATACCGGTGGTAGCACAACTTCTTTAACTAAACAGGCTGAATACAACTACGTTGCAGCAAGTGAAGATCTAGAAGCGACTTACCGTAGCGTTGTGAAAGACGTACGTGCATTCAACAACAACATCAGTGCTTCGATTGGTGCTCTACGCGCTTACGAACAATCTGTAGTGTCTGCTCAGTCAGCTCTAGAAGCAACAGAAGCTGGTTTTGATGTGGGTACTCGTACGATTGTTGACGTACTAGATTCAACTCGTCGTCTATACGATGCGAACAAAAACCTTTCAGATGCTCGTTACAACTACATCCTAAGTGTACTTCAGCTTCGCCAAGCGGTTGGTACGCTAAGTGAACAAGACATTGTTGATGTAAACGCAGGTCTAAAAGTAGCAAGCAAGTAA
- the parE gene encoding DNA topoisomerase IV subunit B yields MTEQYNAKDLEVLEGLDPVRHRPGMYTETERPNHLAQEVIDNSVDEALAGHAKKIKVVLHADQSLEVTDDGRGMPVDIHPEKGISGVELILTKLHSGGKFSNNNYKFSGGLHGVGISVVNALSKRVEVTVRREGQVHEIALEGGHAVTELTVTGTCGHRNSGTSVHFWPDPKYFDSPKFSTLRLINNLRAKAVLCPGLEITFVDKVGGEEHKWFYEDGLKDYLAEGVKGYTLLPEEPYVGEFVAETEMANWAIIWQPEGGDMITESYVNLVPTKQGGTHVNGLRQGLLDAMREFCEFRNLLPRGVKLTGDDIFDRCSYVLSVKMQDPQFAGQTKERLSSRQTAAFVSGVVKDAFSLWLNEKPQLAEQLAEACIANAHRRMRASKKVVRKKIASGPALPGKLTDCSVQDLSRTEIFFVEGDSAGGSAKQARDREFQAVMPLRGKILNTWEVSADQVLASQEVHDISVALGIDPDNDDLSGLRYGKICILADADSDGLHIATLLCALFTRHFSALVEAGHIYVAMPPLYRIDCGKEVFYALDDDEKDGVLERLSKKKSKINVQRFKGLGEMNPLQLRETTMDPNTRRLVQLTIDDNEATLEMMDMLLGKKRADDRRTWLQTNGDMAEV; encoded by the coding sequence ATGACTGAACAATATAATGCAAAAGACCTCGAGGTACTTGAAGGTCTCGACCCCGTGCGACACCGCCCGGGAATGTATACCGAGACAGAAAGACCTAACCACCTTGCCCAAGAAGTCATTGATAACTCGGTCGATGAAGCACTAGCGGGACACGCTAAGAAGATCAAAGTTGTGCTTCATGCAGACCAATCGTTAGAAGTTACCGATGACGGCCGTGGTATGCCCGTTGATATCCACCCTGAAAAAGGGATCTCAGGTGTTGAGCTGATCTTAACCAAGCTCCACTCTGGCGGTAAATTCTCAAACAACAACTACAAGTTCTCTGGTGGTTTGCACGGGGTAGGTATCTCGGTTGTAAACGCACTATCAAAACGTGTTGAAGTGACCGTTCGCCGAGAAGGTCAGGTTCATGAGATCGCACTTGAAGGTGGTCATGCCGTAACAGAACTGACTGTAACAGGTACTTGTGGTCATCGTAACAGCGGTACATCAGTCCATTTTTGGCCTGATCCAAAATACTTCGACAGCCCAAAATTTTCGACACTTCGCCTTATCAACAACCTACGCGCAAAAGCAGTACTTTGCCCAGGTTTAGAAATCACCTTTGTCGATAAAGTTGGTGGTGAAGAGCATAAATGGTTCTATGAAGATGGTCTAAAAGACTACCTTGCTGAAGGCGTGAAAGGTTATACCTTGTTGCCAGAAGAACCTTATGTGGGTGAATTCGTTGCTGAAACGGAAATGGCTAACTGGGCTATTATCTGGCAACCAGAAGGCGGTGATATGATCACCGAGAGTTACGTGAACTTAGTACCGACCAAGCAAGGTGGTACACACGTAAACGGTCTTCGCCAAGGTCTGCTTGATGCAATGCGTGAGTTCTGTGAATTCCGTAATCTACTGCCACGTGGCGTAAAGCTAACGGGTGACGACATCTTCGATCGTTGTTCATACGTTCTGTCTGTGAAGATGCAAGACCCTCAGTTTGCTGGTCAAACAAAAGAGCGTTTATCTTCTCGTCAAACCGCAGCGTTTGTCTCTGGTGTGGTAAAAGATGCCTTCAGCCTATGGTTGAATGAAAAACCGCAACTGGCGGAGCAACTGGCTGAAGCTTGTATTGCCAATGCTCACCGCCGTATGCGCGCGAGCAAAAAGGTTGTGCGTAAAAAAATCGCATCAGGCCCAGCTCTACCGGGCAAGCTAACTGACTGTTCGGTTCAAGATTTAAGCCGTACCGAAATCTTCTTCGTGGAAGGGGACTCGGCAGGTGGTTCTGCTAAGCAAGCTCGCGATCGTGAGTTCCAAGCGGTAATGCCACTGCGCGGTAAGATCCTAAATACGTGGGAAGTGTCAGCAGACCAAGTTCTGGCTTCACAAGAAGTGCACGACATCTCTGTTGCTTTGGGTATTGACCCTGACAACGACGATTTATCAGGCCTGCGTTACGGTAAGATCTGTATCCTTGCCGATGCGGACTCGGATGGTCTTCACATCGCAACACTTCTATGTGCGCTATTCACTCGTCACTTCAGCGCATTAGTTGAAGCGGGTCATATCTATGTAGCAATGCCACCACTGTATCGTATCGACTGTGGTAAAGAGGTGTTCTACGCATTGGATGACGATGAAAAAGATGGCGTGCTTGAGCGTTTGTCTAAGAAGAAATCCAAAATCAACGTACAACGATTCAAAGGTCTGGGTGAGATGAACCCACTTCAGTTGCGCGAAACCACCATGGATCCAAACACTCGTCGCCTTGTTCAATTAACCATTGATGACAACGAAGCGACTCTTGAGATGATGGACATGCTGCTAGGTAAAAAGCGTGCTGATGATCGCCGCACATGGCTACAGACTAACGGTGATATGGCCGAGGTATAA
- the cpdA gene encoding 3',5'-cyclic-AMP phosphodiesterase yields the protein MELSHTSKFDESSIKLVQLTDTHLFAPSNGSLLSINTQDSFRAVVDGIVSQDFDYQAILATGDISQDHSAESYQKFESGIQPLEKPCYWLPGNHDFKPNMGSVLPSPQIQCVEHVLLGDNWQMVMLDSQVVGVPHGRLSDQQLDLLEQKLSEFPDRNTLVLLHHHPLLVGSAWLDQHNLKDADQFWDVVQQHTNVKAVLCGHVHQDMNRDHHGVQVMATPSTCVQFKPNSNDFAVDTLSPGWREIELHQDGTVTTQVRRLPHGQFLPDFAAGGY from the coding sequence TTGGAATTATCACACACTTCAAAATTTGATGAGAGCAGTATTAAGCTTGTACAGCTAACGGACACGCATTTATTTGCGCCGAGCAATGGCAGCTTATTAAGCATCAACACTCAAGATAGCTTTCGTGCTGTAGTCGATGGCATTGTTAGTCAGGACTTTGACTACCAAGCGATCTTAGCGACGGGTGATATCTCGCAAGATCACAGTGCTGAGTCTTACCAGAAATTTGAATCAGGGATTCAGCCTTTAGAAAAGCCTTGTTACTGGCTTCCGGGCAACCATGACTTCAAGCCGAATATGGGTAGCGTTTTACCATCACCACAAATTCAATGCGTTGAGCATGTCTTGCTAGGTGATAACTGGCAGATGGTGATGTTGGATTCCCAAGTCGTGGGTGTACCTCACGGGCGACTGAGTGATCAACAACTTGATCTACTCGAGCAAAAACTATCAGAATTCCCAGATCGCAACACCTTGGTTCTATTGCACCATCATCCGCTTTTGGTTGGTAGTGCATGGTTGGATCAACACAACCTTAAAGATGCTGACCAGTTTTGGGATGTGGTTCAACAACACACCAATGTGAAAGCCGTGTTGTGTGGTCATGTTCACCAAGACATGAATCGAGACCATCATGGTGTACAAGTCATGGCAACACCGTCGACTTGTGTTCAATTCAAACCTAACTCGAATGACTTTGCGGTGGATACTTTGTCTCCAGGTTGGCGAGAGATTGAATTGCATCAAGATGGCACGGTGACCACGCAAGTTCGCCGTTTACCTCATGGGCAATTCCTACCTGACTTTGCTGCAGGCGGTTATTAA
- the hldE gene encoding bifunctional D-glycero-beta-D-manno-heptose-7-phosphate kinase/D-glycero-beta-D-manno-heptose 1-phosphate adenylyltransferase HldE has product MKPILPDYSQSGVLIVGDVMLDRYWYGPTGRISPEAPVPVVKVENNEERPGGAANVAMNIASLGGHAHVVGLTGKDEPAEVLKNTLGALKVKCDFVELEDYPTITKLRVMSRGQQLIRLDFEDKFENTDPELVLSRMEQALPNVRSVILSDYAKGALEHVQSFIQKARAANVPVFIDPKGADLERYRGATLLTPNMAEFELVAGKVKSEEDLIEKGIALIEKYDFKALLVTRSEHGMTLLRKGQAPFHLPTQAKEVYDVTGAGDTVISVLAASVAAGKPLDEACALANAAAGVVVGKLGTSTLSTIELAEAIHGSQDTDYGVISEAALVEAVKRARAKGEKVVMTNGCFDILHAGHVSYMNHAAELGDRLIVAVNTDDSVKRLKGPGRPVNPTDRRMAVLAGLGAVDWVVPFSEDTPQRLISEVLPSILVKGGDYKPEDIAGGAEVIAAGGEVKVLNFEDGCSTTEIIKAIKGGRG; this is encoded by the coding sequence ATGAAACCAATTCTACCTGACTACAGCCAATCAGGTGTTCTTATTGTCGGTGACGTCATGCTTGACCGCTACTGGTATGGTCCAACTGGCCGTATTTCACCAGAAGCACCTGTACCCGTTGTAAAAGTAGAAAATAACGAAGAGCGCCCTGGTGGTGCTGCCAACGTTGCAATGAACATTGCCTCTCTTGGTGGTCATGCTCATGTTGTTGGTTTAACTGGTAAAGATGAACCTGCCGAGGTGTTAAAAAATACCTTGGGCGCACTTAAGGTTAAGTGTGATTTCGTTGAGCTAGAAGACTACCCGACGATCACTAAGCTGCGAGTGATGAGCCGTGGTCAACAGTTGATCCGTCTTGATTTTGAAGACAAATTTGAAAATACGGATCCTGAACTGGTTTTATCTCGCATGGAACAAGCGCTTCCTAATGTTCGCTCTGTAATTCTGTCAGATTACGCGAAAGGTGCGTTGGAGCATGTGCAGAGCTTTATTCAAAAAGCGCGTGCGGCTAACGTTCCTGTATTTATTGACCCGAAAGGTGCTGATTTAGAACGTTATCGTGGTGCGACTCTGCTTACGCCAAACATGGCAGAGTTCGAGCTGGTGGCTGGTAAGGTTAAATCAGAAGAAGACCTTATCGAGAAAGGCATCGCTTTGATTGAGAAGTATGACTTCAAAGCTTTGTTAGTGACTCGTAGTGAGCATGGTATGACGCTACTGCGTAAAGGTCAGGCACCATTCCATTTGCCGACTCAAGCTAAAGAAGTGTATGACGTGACGGGTGCTGGTGATACGGTTATCTCTGTCCTTGCTGCTTCTGTTGCTGCTGGTAAGCCACTGGATGAAGCGTGTGCATTAGCGAATGCGGCTGCTGGTGTGGTCGTTGGTAAGCTAGGTACATCAACACTGTCTACGATTGAATTAGCGGAAGCGATTCACGGTAGCCAAGACACAGACTATGGCGTGATCTCTGAAGCAGCACTGGTTGAAGCGGTGAAGCGTGCTCGTGCCAAAGGCGAGAAAGTGGTGATGACTAACGGCTGTTTTGATATTTTGCATGCTGGCCATGTTTCTTACATGAACCACGCTGCTGAATTAGGCGATCGTTTGATTGTTGCAGTGAATACTGATGATTCTGTAAAACGCTTAAAAGGCCCTGGTCGCCCTGTGAACCCTACCGATCGTCGTATGGCGGTTCTGGCTGGTCTAGGTGCGGTTGATTGGGTGGTTCCGTTTTCTGAAGATACGCCTCAACGTTTGATCTCTGAAGTGTTGCCAAGCATCCTAGTTAAAGGTGGCGATTACAAACCTGAAGATATTGCTGGTGGCGCAGAAGTGATTGCTGCTGGCGGTGAAGTGAAAGTGCTTAACTTTGAAGACGGTTGCTCGACTACTGAAATCATTAAAGCGATCAAAGGCGGCCGAGGCTAA
- the yqiA gene encoding esterase YqiA: MTGSEKQTTKPSLLLYIHGFNSSSRSHKATVMADYCAEHRADIKVITPQLPSFPQQAALHLQQLVEQYKDQYQIALVGSSLGGYLSTWLNSHYGFKAVVVNPAVKPYELLADYLGEQVNPYTDERYVLETKHIDELKALDVPAIKKPSDFWLLQQTEDEVLDYRQAVEKYQGATQTVEEGGDHSFVDFERYPQQIITFLNL; encoded by the coding sequence ATGACTGGCTCCGAAAAACAAACCACTAAGCCATCACTGCTTCTTTATATTCACGGGTTTAACAGCTCATCACGTTCCCACAAGGCGACGGTGATGGCCGATTACTGTGCAGAGCATCGCGCTGATATCAAGGTGATTACCCCTCAACTGCCAAGTTTCCCTCAGCAAGCAGCACTTCATTTGCAACAGCTGGTGGAGCAATATAAAGATCAGTACCAGATCGCATTAGTCGGCAGCTCGTTAGGTGGCTACCTTTCAACATGGCTTAATAGTCACTATGGTTTTAAAGCGGTTGTGGTTAACCCAGCAGTGAAGCCGTATGAGTTGTTGGCTGATTACTTAGGTGAGCAAGTAAACCCATACACAGATGAACGATATGTACTGGAAACAAAGCATATTGATGAATTGAAGGCGTTAGATGTGCCGGCTATCAAAAAGCCGAGCGACTTCTGGCTACTTCAGCAAACGGAAGACGAAGTTCTGGATTACCGACAAGCGGTAGAGAAGTACCAAGGTGCAACACAGACAGTAGAAGAGGGTGGGGATCATAGCTTTGTTGATTTTGAACGCTACCCACAGCAAATCATCACCTTTCTAAATCTTTAA
- a CDS encoding DUF1249 family protein, which yields MPNIAVKKPYHVDLAELMRVYETNYAKLNALLPVGHEVGDVRCYQAVNMVYQLTVNEVTKYTTLIDICQSDAMPVFPLPKMSVRLYHDARVAEVCASGDFSRVKAKYDYPNTKLLQKDEKFQLNKFLGEWLTFCLKTGISRTPIAF from the coding sequence ATGCCAAATATAGCGGTCAAAAAACCGTATCATGTTGATCTTGCTGAATTGATGCGAGTTTACGAGACTAACTATGCCAAACTTAACGCTTTGTTACCGGTTGGGCATGAGGTTGGTGACGTGCGCTGTTACCAAGCCGTTAATATGGTGTATCAATTGACAGTGAATGAGGTCACAAAATACACCACATTAATAGATATATGTCAGAGTGACGCGATGCCAGTGTTTCCTTTGCCAAAAATGTCTGTCAGGCTATATCACGACGCTCGAGTTGCAGAAGTGTGCGCTAGCGGGGATTTTTCGCGTGTCAAAGCGAAATATGACTATCCCAACACTAAGCTTCTGCAAAAGGACGAGAAATTTCAATTGAATAAATTTCTTGGGGAATGGTTAACGTTTTGTTTAAAAACTGGTATCAGCCGAACCCCAATTGCCTTTTAA
- the nudF gene encoding ADP-ribose diphosphatase — MQQYDNQRHEFTPQDVEIVSKETLFRGFFKMVKYTFKHRLFEGGWSQPIQREMFERGHAAALLPYDPVRDEVVIVEQIRVGALEHKNPWQYEIVAGIIDTDESPQDVARREAMEEAGVEVGSVLPITSYYPSSGGCSEKLDVFVGSVDATTAKGVHGLDYEGEDIRVQVMSRAAAYQLVKDGVFENGATIIALQWLQLNYQELQSEWID, encoded by the coding sequence ATGCAACAGTATGACAATCAACGACATGAGTTTACTCCGCAAGATGTGGAAATAGTCTCAAAAGAGACGCTGTTTCGTGGTTTTTTCAAAATGGTTAAGTACACATTTAAACATAGACTGTTTGAGGGAGGCTGGAGCCAACCAATACAGCGTGAGATGTTTGAGCGTGGTCATGCTGCCGCTTTGCTACCTTATGATCCCGTGCGTGACGAAGTGGTGATCGTCGAACAGATCCGTGTCGGTGCCTTAGAGCATAAAAACCCATGGCAATACGAAATTGTTGCCGGGATCATTGATACCGATGAATCACCGCAAGACGTTGCTCGTCGCGAGGCGATGGAAGAAGCGGGAGTCGAAGTCGGATCTGTGTTGCCTATTACTTCGTATTACCCTTCATCTGGTGGTTGCTCAGAAAAGCTCGACGTTTTTGTTGGCTCTGTTGATGCAACGACTGCAAAAGGGGTACACGGATTGGATTACGAAGGTGAAGACATTCGTGTACAAGTGATGAGTCGCGCAGCCGCTTATCAGTTAGTAAAAGACGGTGTGTTTGAAAATGGAGCCACGATCATTGCGCTACAGTGGCTACAATTGAACTACCAAGAATTACAGTCAGAGTGGATAGATTAA
- the glnE gene encoding bifunctional [glutamate--ammonia ligase]-adenylyl-L-tyrosine phosphorylase/[glutamate--ammonia-ligase] adenylyltransferase, with amino-acid sequence MPLPSQLVTHSQSAFEQLLEHQSEAISTWSEPLIEDLKRVLGLSCFVGDCLQRDTILSTTLPDMLACEERAEGYRGRLAELLSGCADEMSGQRVLRQFRNREMTYIAWRDFIGSWELEQSLNHLSMLAEAMIFETYQWQYDICCKEWGTPCNEQGEAQPMLIIGMGKLGGGELNFSSDIDLIFTYPENGETQGARRSIANAQFFTRLGQRIIKALDQQTFDGFCYRVDMRLRPFGESGPLVMSYAALEDYYQEQGRDWERYAMVKARVMGSEMYPEYQELRQMLRPFVFRRYIDFSAIQSLRRMKSMISSEVRRRGLSNNIKLGSGGIREVEFIAQVFQLIRGGREPSLRGRGLLETLTAIEALHLLETEEVGHLRDAYLFLRRLENLLQAMADKQTQTLPDGEFEQLQLAVAMQFADWDSLITATRAHMANVHTVFEDLIGVDEEDANPIASHFSELWDMAHKPDVIEHVLEHDIAIANPPEAAKTIIQFKADLAKKTLGPRGREVLNRLMPKVFQALYTAKDAEFGLSRVLHLLHKIVTRTTYLELLDEHPAALTQLVRLCTASPMISEQLGRYPILLDELIDPQQLYNPVPLESYKTELRDYLARIPEDDMEQQMEGLRQFKQTCILRIAAADIAGVLPVMKVSDHLTYLAEAIVEAGVNQAWLQVSAKFGEPTHVKDREGRGFAVVGYGKVGGWELGYNSDLDIVFMHDCPVHIYTDGKKEIDGRQFYLRLAQRIIHIFSTRTASGILYEVDTRLRPSGASGLLVSPTDAFDEYQHNDAWTWEHQALTRARMIYGDDLLASAFNKTRHEVLCLARDEATLKKSVVDMREKMRGHLGGKKVDRFMLKQDAGGITDVEFLAQYLVLRYSNEKPKLTRWCDNVRIFESLLSQGIMDEQQGMALTNAYTTLRDEIHHRNLLNLDADVAIDKFEMEREHVVQAWKQWMEA; translated from the coding sequence ATGCCATTGCCTTCTCAACTCGTCACTCATTCACAGTCTGCTTTTGAGCAATTGCTAGAACATCAAAGTGAAGCCATTAGTACTTGGTCTGAGCCACTTATTGAAGATCTCAAACGTGTATTGGGCTTGAGTTGCTTTGTGGGTGATTGTTTACAACGCGACACGATCTTATCCACGACCTTACCGGATATGTTGGCATGCGAAGAACGCGCTGAAGGGTATCGTGGACGATTGGCTGAATTACTTTCTGGTTGTGCTGATGAGATGAGCGGTCAACGAGTGTTGCGTCAATTCCGCAACCGAGAAATGACCTATATTGCGTGGCGTGACTTCATTGGTTCTTGGGAGTTAGAACAAAGCCTAAATCATCTATCGATGTTGGCTGAGGCGATGATCTTCGAGACCTATCAATGGCAGTACGATATTTGTTGTAAAGAGTGGGGCACACCATGCAATGAGCAGGGTGAAGCGCAGCCGATGCTGATCATTGGTATGGGTAAGCTAGGTGGCGGTGAGCTCAACTTCTCTTCTGATATCGACCTGATTTTTACCTATCCTGAGAACGGTGAAACCCAAGGTGCAAGACGCAGCATTGCCAATGCACAATTCTTCACGCGTTTAGGGCAGCGCATTATCAAAGCGCTCGACCAGCAAACCTTTGACGGATTCTGTTATCGCGTCGACATGCGCCTGCGCCCATTCGGAGAGAGTGGTCCATTGGTAATGAGCTACGCAGCATTGGAAGATTACTACCAAGAGCAGGGGCGTGATTGGGAGCGCTATGCGATGGTCAAAGCGCGAGTGATGGGTAGCGAAATGTACCCTGAATATCAAGAGCTTCGCCAGATGCTGCGCCCGTTTGTCTTCCGTCGTTATATCGATTTCAGTGCGATTCAATCTTTGCGTCGTATGAAGTCAATGATCAGTAGCGAAGTGCGCCGTCGTGGTTTATCAAACAACATCAAGCTGGGTTCTGGTGGTATTCGTGAGGTTGAGTTTATTGCGCAAGTTTTCCAATTGATCCGTGGTGGGCGTGAACCTAGCCTACGAGGTCGAGGGCTGTTAGAAACCCTCACAGCTATCGAGGCACTGCATTTACTAGAAACAGAAGAGGTGGGTCACCTGCGTGATGCTTACCTGTTCTTACGTCGTCTTGAAAACCTACTGCAAGCGATGGCTGATAAACAAACTCAAACCCTGCCTGATGGGGAGTTCGAACAACTGCAACTCGCGGTCGCTATGCAATTTGCTGATTGGGATAGTTTGATTACCGCAACTCGCGCTCATATGGCTAATGTACACACCGTGTTTGAAGATTTGATTGGGGTTGATGAAGAAGACGCTAACCCTATCGCGAGCCATTTTAGTGAGTTGTGGGATATGGCACATAAGCCGGATGTTATTGAGCATGTATTAGAGCATGATATTGCTATCGCCAACCCACCAGAGGCGGCGAAAACCATCATCCAGTTTAAAGCAGACTTGGCGAAGAAGACTCTGGGTCCACGAGGACGCGAAGTTCTTAATCGACTTATGCCAAAAGTCTTTCAGGCTTTGTATACCGCTAAGGATGCAGAATTTGGCTTGTCTCGAGTGCTTCATTTACTGCATAAAATCGTTACACGTACCACTTACCTAGAGCTATTGGACGAACACCCTGCTGCGCTGACTCAGCTTGTGCGTTTATGTACCGCTAGCCCTATGATCTCGGAGCAGCTTGGTCGTTACCCAATTCTATTAGATGAACTTATCGACCCTCAACAGCTCTATAATCCAGTGCCGCTCGAGTCTTACAAGACGGAGTTGCGTGATTATCTTGCACGTATTCCTGAAGACGATATGGAGCAGCAGATGGAAGGTCTGCGTCAGTTCAAACAGACCTGCATCTTGAGAATAGCCGCAGCTGATATTGCGGGCGTACTGCCTGTGATGAAGGTCAGCGATCACCTGACATACTTGGCCGAAGCGATTGTAGAGGCGGGTGTTAACCAAGCTTGGCTGCAGGTGTCGGCTAAATTCGGTGAACCGACTCATGTGAAAGATCGCGAAGGTCGCGGTTTTGCGGTTGTTGGTTACGGCAAGGTCGGTGGTTGGGAGCTTGGCTACAACTCAGACCTAGACATTGTGTTTATGCACGACTGTCCGGTACACATCTATACTGATGGTAAGAAAGAGATCGATGGACGCCAATTTTACCTAAGATTGGCTCAGCGCATTATTCATATTTTCTCGACCAGAACCGCTTCTGGGATTTTGTACGAAGTCGACACTCGCCTGCGTCCTTCTGGTGCTTCAGGTTTGTTGGTTAGCCCAACTGATGCCTTTGATGAGTATCAGCATAATGACGCGTGGACGTGGGAGCATCAAGCACTGACTCGTGCTCGCATGATTTATGGTGATGACCTGTTAGCGTCTGCGTTCAATAAAACACGTCATGAAGTGCTGTGCTTGGCTCGTGATGAAGCGACGCTTAAAAAGTCTGTTGTGGATATGCGTGAAAAAATGCGTGGCCATCTTGGTGGTAAAAAAGTCGATAGATTCATGCTGAAACAAGATGCGGGTGGTATTACCGATGTTGAGTTCTTGGCTCAATACTTAGTACTGCGATACAGCAATGAAAAGCCTAAGCTGACTCGCTGGTGTGACAATGTGCGAATCTTTGAAAGCCTACTGTCACAAGGAATCATGGACGAGCAACAAGGTATGGCATTGACCAACGCCTATACAACACTAAGGGATGAAATCCATCATCGTAATCTACTCAACCTAGATGCGGATGTAGCGATTGATAAGTTTGAAATGGAAAGAGAACATGTAGTTCAAGCTTGGAAGCAGTGGATGGAAGCATAA